The DNA region TGATTTTTACAGTATTCAAAGGTATTTCATCATTATTTGAATTATGCAAAATAGTTGTTTTGATAACTTCCAATTCATTTACTGGAAATTTTGCCTTTTTCAACAAATCATTATCTAACATTAATGCTTTTTGAAAGCCTGTATCAAAAAGAAATTGGCTGTTGTATTTCTGACCTTTCTCTTCCAAATCCAAATTAATTGAAAAATGTTCATCCATAACATTCATTTCAAATTTTTGATATTTTCTTGATATTTTTGGAAGTTTTGAATAGACTTTCAATAATTTTTTCTCATAATCAATTTCAATAATTTTGTTTTGAAACATATTCCATCCAAACATGCCATCCGTTCCTTGTCCTGTTGTTTCAATAGGGTAGACTTGTTGGTTGCTCCATTCTAGTTTCTCTATCAAAAATGAATTATCACTGATGTCATTCATTGTCAATTTTAAACCTTTTGGGTTTAGATACTTTTTTATCGCTTCTTTTGTCAAATAAAAGTCTATTGAGCCTGTGTCAAAAGTCAAAAATATAGTATCTTTTTTGTTTAGGATAGTTTTTACTTTGATATTATTATATTCCGTTAATTCAAAAGGAATTTTCTCAATTAGAAATTTTTGTGAAAAACTAAAAGTAAAAACTAAACAGAAAAAAAATGTTAAAATAAATTTCATAGGTTTTGAGGCATTTTTGGTAGCATTGCAGGTAACGGCAAAGCATCTTGCGAAGTGTGGCGTATGCAGATTGAAAGTTTCCGCCACATTTTGCAAATGCCATGTTATCTGTAGTGTCTTTTTAAATATTGAATTATGAAAGTATATGTATCAATTTTTTATTTACAATCTCCGTTTGGAGATAGAATAAACTGCGGAGTGGTTATGTTCAGCAGAAAGGGTTGTATTGTTAAAATAAATGAGGACAGGTTGAAATTTATTAAAAAGTTTCGCCCCGGTGGCGCAAAATTATTTACGATGGCAGTTAAAAATATGGCTTATCATTTTAATAACGTCCATATTCCAACTGTA from Chryseobacterium suipulveris includes:
- a CDS encoding pepsin/retropepsin-like aspartic protease family protein — protein: MKFILTFFFCLVFTFSFSQKFLIEKIPFELTEYNNIKVKTILNKKDTIFLTFDTGSIDFYLTKEAIKKYLNPKGLKLTMNDISDNSFLIEKLEWSNQQVYPIETTGQGTDGMFGWNMFQNKIIEIDYEKKLLKVYSKLPKISRKYQKFEMNVMDEHFSINLDLEEKGQKYNSQFLFDTGFQKALMLDNDLLKKAKFPVNELEVIKTTILHNSNNDEIPLNTVKIKNLKLGKILLKNVPAELNTYNKPAGYETNFLGSDVLKRFNTILDFQKKIVYLKPNKYFKEKYFDDKKKS